The following proteins are co-located in the Nonlabens ponticola genome:
- the ubiE gene encoding bifunctional demethylmenaquinone methyltransferase/2-methoxy-6-polyprenyl-1,4-benzoquinol methylase UbiE has product MPQEVKPYNDESTGKKEQVTKMFDTISGEYDGLNRLISLGLDQKWRDNVVKLVAAHKPESIMDIATGTGDLVIKMAQETNAKLLVGLDISSGMLDVGKDKVLDQKLDGRVEMVLGDSENLQFEDATFDAITVSYGVRNFENLEKGLSEILRVLKSGGILVILETSVPKKFPFKQGYYVYSNLVVPTLGKLFSKDRTAYGYLSKSASKFPYGEEFNNILKKVGFKEVENQLQFHGASTIYKAVKA; this is encoded by the coding sequence GTGCCACAAGAAGTTAAACCGTACAACGACGAATCCACTGGAAAGAAGGAACAGGTCACTAAAATGTTTGATACCATAAGCGGTGAATACGACGGCCTAAATCGTCTTATTTCCCTAGGATTAGATCAAAAATGGCGTGATAATGTGGTCAAACTTGTTGCTGCACATAAGCCTGAATCCATCATGGATATCGCCACAGGAACTGGTGATCTTGTAATCAAAATGGCTCAAGAAACCAATGCTAAACTATTGGTAGGTCTTGATATTTCTAGCGGTATGCTGGATGTAGGCAAAGACAAGGTTCTTGATCAAAAGCTAGATGGTCGGGTTGAGATGGTGCTGGGTGACTCTGAAAACCTACAGTTTGAAGACGCAACATTTGACGCTATCACCGTATCATATGGTGTGCGCAATTTTGAGAATTTAGAGAAAGGGCTTTCAGAGATTTTAAGGGTACTTAAATCTGGCGGAATTCTAGTGATCCTCGAGACGAGTGTACCTAAAAAGTTCCCTTTCAAACAAGGTTATTATGTGTACAGTAATTTAGTAGTACCTACTCTAGGTAAATTATTTTCTAAAGACCGTACGGCATATGGTTATCTTTCAAAAAGTGCTTCAAAATTCCCTTATGGCGAGGAATTCAACAATATTTTGAAGAAAGTAGGGTTTAAAGAAGTAGAAAATCAGTTACAATTTCATGGCGCATCAACCATCTACAAAGCAGTCAAGGCTTAA
- a CDS encoding TrkH family potassium uptake protein: protein MPKLNFKIIVYIMGVLLMCNGGFMLISAIVSAIYAEPEAIEIFLAALTAAGIGGALMFVNRRHLKELSKKEGYLIVTMGWLIMAFAGTMPYMFTGAIDNYTDAFFETMSGFTTTGASIMNDIESMPKGILFWRSLTHWIGGMGIIVLAVAILPLLGIGGMQLFAAESPGPNTDKLHPRITDTATRLWQIYVGFTAIEAVLLKIAGMGWFDAVNHALSTLSTGGFSTKNASIAYWNDNPAIQWIIIVFMFIAGMNFVLSYFAIKGKVKKIIQDTEFKWYASFVFGFSIIAAGLIYFQADVTSSSIAHPMVLGEFESAVRHSFFQVLAIITTTGFVTADYTMWTPFLTIMFFGLFFLGGSSGSTSGGIKVMRHIILIRNGILEFKRTLHPNAILPVRFNKKALQSGVVFNILGFFILYMLSFIVGAVGLAALGLDFDSAIGGALSSLGNVGPAFGELSPVDNFAGLPWIGKWWCSFLMLIGRLELFTVLILLTPFFWRNR from the coding sequence ATGCCTAAACTCAATTTTAAGATCATCGTTTATATCATGGGAGTTTTACTCATGTGCAATGGTGGTTTCATGTTGATAAGTGCGATCGTTAGCGCAATCTATGCAGAGCCAGAGGCGATTGAGATTTTTCTGGCAGCACTTACCGCAGCAGGTATAGGTGGTGCTTTGATGTTTGTCAATAGAAGGCACTTAAAAGAACTTTCTAAGAAAGAAGGATATCTAATTGTGACGATGGGTTGGTTAATCATGGCTTTTGCTGGAACTATGCCCTACATGTTTACAGGTGCGATCGATAATTATACCGATGCCTTTTTTGAAACGATGAGTGGTTTCACTACTACTGGTGCTAGTATCATGAATGACATTGAGTCAATGCCTAAAGGAATATTATTCTGGCGCAGTTTGACTCACTGGATTGGCGGCATGGGAATCATTGTTCTTGCTGTTGCCATTCTGCCACTTCTGGGAATAGGTGGAATGCAACTATTTGCTGCAGAATCTCCAGGTCCTAACACTGACAAACTACACCCTAGAATCACAGATACTGCAACAAGATTATGGCAGATATATGTGGGTTTCACAGCTATTGAAGCGGTGCTTCTAAAGATTGCCGGTATGGGCTGGTTTGATGCAGTTAACCATGCGTTGAGTACGCTGTCAACCGGTGGTTTTTCTACTAAGAATGCCAGTATTGCTTATTGGAACGATAATCCTGCTATTCAGTGGATCATCATTGTGTTCATGTTCATTGCTGGGATGAATTTTGTACTGAGCTACTTTGCGATCAAGGGCAAAGTCAAGAAAATTATTCAGGATACTGAGTTCAAATGGTATGCTAGTTTTGTATTTGGTTTTTCAATCATTGCAGCTGGACTCATATATTTTCAGGCAGATGTTACCTCATCATCCATAGCTCATCCTATGGTTCTGGGTGAGTTTGAGAGTGCCGTGCGACATTCTTTCTTTCAAGTGCTAGCTATTATCACTACAACTGGATTTGTTACGGCAGATTATACTATGTGGACGCCATTTTTGACCATCATGTTTTTTGGCTTATTCTTTTTAGGTGGTAGCTCTGGATCCACTTCTGGTGGTATCAAGGTGATGCGTCATATTATATTGATACGCAATGGTATCCTAGAATTTAAGCGTACGTTGCATCCTAATGCAATATTGCCAGTACGATTTAATAAAAAGGCATTACAGTCTGGTGTAGTATTTAATATTCTAGGATTCTTTATTCTTTATATGTTGTCCTTTATTGTTGGAGCAGTAGGTCTTGCCGCGTTGGGACTTGATTTTGACAGCGCCATTGGTGGTGCGCTAAGTAGTCTAGGTAATGTAGGTCCAGCTTTTGGTGAGCTATCACCAGTAGATAATTTTGCTGGCTTACCATGGATAGGAAAATGGTGGTGTTCATTCTTAATGCTCATAGGGCGACTTGAACTATTCACCGTTTTGATATTGTTGACACCATTCTTCTGGAGAAACAGGTAG
- the trkA gene encoding Trk system potassium transporter TrkA, translated as MKIIIAGAGEVGFHLAKLLSYESQDIVLIDPEKENIQYADNHLDIRTLRGDATSISMLRDARVKEADLVIAVTSSETTNITICVLAKQLGAKRTVARISNTEFIEENETIHFPELGIDELISPESLASKEIELLLDQSAFNDSYQFEEGALTMVGVNLQRTAQFVGKSVQEAGEIFPEVHFMPIAIQRFGTQYTLIPRGDTQFKEGDQVYFITTQGGVDELYKLTGKTKRNIRNVMILGGSHIGEQSASKLSAAGINVKLIEVNAEKAFDLAEKLPDVLVLSGDGRNVELLQEESIHEMDAFIAVTGNSETNIISCLMAKSKSVNKTIALVENMDYFQLSHSIGIDTLINKKLLAANNIFRYIRKGEVVAMTKLNNMNAELLEFIVKEDSKLCGEKIMNIGVPRSAIIGGVIRDGEGNIVLGDFQIQAGDRIVVCCLPRSISKVEKIFQ; from the coding sequence ATGAAAATCATTATCGCAGGTGCTGGCGAAGTGGGATTTCACCTTGCCAAACTGCTTTCTTACGAGTCACAGGATATCGTGCTTATTGATCCAGAAAAGGAGAATATACAGTACGCTGATAACCATCTTGACATCAGGACGTTAAGAGGTGATGCGACCTCCATATCCATGTTGCGAGATGCGCGTGTAAAAGAGGCTGATCTCGTTATCGCCGTGACGAGCAGTGAGACGACCAACATCACTATTTGTGTACTAGCTAAACAATTGGGCGCAAAACGCACCGTTGCTAGGATATCTAATACAGAGTTTATCGAGGAAAATGAGACGATCCACTTTCCAGAACTTGGAATCGATGAACTAATCTCTCCTGAATCGCTTGCTAGTAAAGAGATTGAACTACTGCTGGATCAAAGCGCCTTTAACGATAGTTATCAATTTGAAGAAGGTGCACTTACTATGGTAGGTGTGAATTTACAGCGCACGGCGCAATTTGTAGGAAAATCAGTACAGGAAGCTGGTGAGATTTTTCCTGAAGTGCATTTTATGCCCATCGCTATACAACGATTTGGAACCCAATACACGCTCATACCGCGCGGTGATACTCAATTTAAAGAAGGTGATCAGGTATATTTCATAACCACTCAAGGTGGTGTGGACGAACTTTACAAACTTACTGGTAAAACAAAGCGAAACATACGCAACGTCATGATCCTAGGCGGTAGCCACATAGGTGAGCAAAGTGCGAGTAAGTTATCTGCCGCAGGAATTAATGTGAAACTTATCGAGGTGAATGCTGAAAAGGCTTTTGATCTAGCCGAAAAGCTACCAGATGTACTCGTGTTAAGTGGTGATGGTCGCAATGTAGAGTTGCTACAAGAGGAAAGTATACACGAGATGGATGCGTTTATAGCCGTGACTGGTAATAGCGAGACTAATATCATCTCGTGCCTCATGGCCAAAAGCAAGAGTGTCAATAAAACTATTGCACTGGTTGAAAACATGGATTACTTCCAACTATCACATTCTATTGGAATAGATACCTTGATCAATAAAAAACTTCTTGCCGCCAATAACATCTTTAGATACATTAGAAAAGGTGAGGTAGTCGCCATGACTAAACTTAATAATATGAATGCCGAGTTGCTTGAATTTATTGTCAAGGAAGATAGCAAGCTGTGCGGTGAGAAAATTATGAATATCGGCGTGCCACGCAGTGCGATCATTGGTGGCGTTATTCGTGATGGAGAAGGAAATATTGTCTTAGGAGATTTCCAGATACAAGCTGGTGACCGCATTGTAGTTTGTTGCCTGCCTAGATCTATCAGTAAAGTGGAGAAAATCTTCCAATAA
- a CDS encoding TrmH family RNA methyltransferase, with translation MITKSKIKLIKSLARKKGRDQHQLFVVEGYKSIREFKDAGAFIIDLFTTQDAVYLNDLDPVVIAAADMKRISNLNTPPGYLAVVKFKEEPDIQEAQLILALDQLQDPGNLGTIIRLADWFNIDAIVCDHNTVDLYNPKCVQASMGSLARVNVISVDLEDFLEQASQPVFLTAMNGDSIYNTSLPEKAIIVMGSESHGVREKLFATGTSISIPQYGAASSATESLNVSSAAAITLAEWKRSTTGKKN, from the coding sequence ATGATCACCAAAAGCAAGATAAAACTCATCAAAAGCCTAGCTCGTAAAAAGGGTCGCGACCAGCATCAATTGTTTGTGGTAGAAGGTTATAAATCAATAAGAGAATTTAAGGATGCAGGTGCTTTTATTATCGATTTGTTCACCACTCAAGATGCTGTTTATCTCAACGACCTAGATCCTGTAGTTATTGCAGCTGCGGATATGAAACGCATCTCTAATCTCAATACGCCACCAGGATATCTAGCTGTTGTTAAATTTAAAGAAGAACCAGATATTCAAGAAGCGCAACTCATTCTAGCACTTGATCAATTACAGGATCCAGGAAACCTGGGAACCATCATCCGTCTTGCTGATTGGTTTAACATTGATGCGATAGTTTGCGACCATAATACGGTAGATTTATATAATCCCAAATGCGTGCAGGCCTCAATGGGATCGCTCGCTAGAGTGAACGTTATATCTGTTGATCTAGAGGACTTTCTAGAGCAGGCATCACAGCCAGTATTTTTAACGGCAATGAATGGCGACTCTATTTATAATACTTCTTTGCCTGAAAAAGCCATTATCGTGATGGGCAGCGAGTCGCATGGAGTAAGAGAAAAACTATTTGCTACAGGAACATCGATAAGCATACCACAGTACGGCGCAGCATCCAGCGCTACTGAAAGCCTAAATGTATCCAGCGCAGCGGCTATAACATTAGCAGAATGGAAACGATCTACTACTGGAAAGAAAAATTGA
- the porT gene encoding type IX secretion/gliding motility protein PorT/SprT gives MAHQPSTKQSRLNFSFPFIVGCLLISSTCSAQLFSKERIANLENFDNQFLTWGFTLGLNLYDYKFDYTEITPEVAVAKNVGFHVGLIGDMRINDYFNLRFEPSAVFTRRDLFFQDPSFTTPEQRLREVNSTYVHLPLLLKVSTKRKNNWKPFIVGGVSYSRNLSSNEENPDDNLAGQFRQATDVFNYELGLGVDLYLFFFKFTPSIRGVFAMSDELVQDNDPNSPYTSNISSMQSRGVFLNFSFQ, from the coding sequence ATGGCGCATCAACCATCTACAAAGCAGTCAAGGCTTAACTTTTCATTTCCATTTATTGTTGGCTGTTTGTTGATATCCAGCACGTGCAGTGCTCAGCTTTTTTCTAAAGAACGCATTGCCAATCTTGAAAACTTCGACAACCAATTTTTGACGTGGGGCTTTACACTAGGACTTAATTTGTATGATTACAAATTTGACTATACGGAGATCACACCAGAGGTTGCCGTAGCCAAAAATGTTGGGTTCCATGTAGGACTGATAGGTGACATGCGCATCAACGATTACTTCAATTTGAGGTTTGAACCTAGTGCAGTTTTTACCAGACGTGATTTATTCTTTCAAGATCCTAGCTTCACCACACCAGAACAGCGATTACGTGAGGTAAATTCAACCTACGTGCACTTGCCTTTACTTCTTAAGGTTTCTACCAAGCGCAAAAACAATTGGAAACCTTTTATTGTAGGTGGTGTTTCTTACTCTAGAAACTTGTCCAGCAATGAAGAAAATCCAGATGATAATCTGGCTGGGCAGTTCCGTCAGGCGACTGATGTTTTCAATTATGAACTAGGATTAGGTGTTGATTTGTACCTATTCTTTTTCAAGTTTACACCATCTATACGCGGTGTTTTTGCGATGAGTGATGAGTTGGTGCAAGACAATGATCCCAACAGTCCTTATACTAGCAACATTTCTAGCATGCAGTCAAGAGGTGTGTTTCTCAATTTTTCTTTCCAGTAG
- a CDS encoding pyridoxal phosphate-dependent aminotransferase yields the protein MNQHLSDRINNLPTSATLAMAAKARELREQGKDIIGLSLGEPDFNTPDFVKEAAIQAIKDNYNSYTPVDGYVELKDAIITKFKRDNNLTYDRSQIVVSTGAKQSIANVAMVLVNKGDECILPAPYWVSYSAIVELAEGVPVEVRAGVEQNFKMTAQQLRDAITPKTKMILFSSPNNPSGAVFSREELESFAEVLNDHPDIIVVSDEIYEHINYRGGHASMASIDGMYDRTVTINGVSKAFAMTGWRVGYIGAPTWIARACNKMQGQITSGTNCIAQRAVITALEAPVSKIQYMIDAFTERRSLILGLLNDIGGFVTDEPDGAFYVFPDVSAFFGREIKGHKIYNATDFSMLLLEEALVATVSGDAFGAPNCIRISYAASTEQIKEALKRIKEVLS from the coding sequence ATGAACCAGCACCTTTCTGACCGCATCAATAATTTACCTACCAGCGCCACGCTTGCCATGGCTGCCAAAGCACGTGAGTTGCGCGAGCAAGGAAAGGACATCATAGGCTTGAGCCTGGGCGAGCCAGATTTCAATACGCCAGATTTTGTCAAGGAGGCTGCTATCCAAGCTATTAAAGATAATTACAACAGCTACACGCCTGTAGATGGTTATGTGGAACTTAAAGATGCGATCATCACAAAATTCAAGCGTGATAATAACTTGACCTATGATCGCAGCCAGATTGTGGTATCGACTGGTGCCAAACAATCCATTGCCAATGTTGCGATGGTGCTGGTTAATAAAGGTGATGAATGTATCCTGCCAGCACCTTACTGGGTAAGTTACAGCGCCATCGTGGAGCTAGCCGAAGGTGTTCCTGTAGAAGTGCGTGCTGGCGTAGAGCAGAATTTTAAAATGACTGCCCAACAATTGCGTGACGCCATCACGCCTAAAACCAAAATGATCCTATTCTCATCGCCCAACAATCCTAGTGGTGCAGTTTTCTCTAGAGAAGAACTAGAATCATTTGCAGAGGTATTGAATGATCATCCAGATATTATTGTGGTGAGTGACGAGATCTATGAGCATATTAATTATCGTGGTGGCCATGCGAGTATGGCAAGCATCGACGGCATGTATGATCGCACGGTAACGATCAATGGTGTGAGCAAGGCTTTTGCCATGACGGGCTGGCGTGTTGGTTACATAGGCGCACCTACCTGGATCGCCAGAGCTTGCAACAAGATGCAAGGACAAATTACTAGTGGTACCAACTGTATCGCACAGCGTGCGGTGATCACAGCGTTAGAAGCACCAGTTTCTAAAATTCAATACATGATAGACGCCTTTACTGAGCGTCGTAGTCTGATCTTAGGATTACTCAACGATATCGGTGGCTTTGTAACCGATGAACCTGACGGTGCTTTCTATGTATTTCCTGACGTGTCAGCGTTTTTTGGACGTGAGATTAAAGGACACAAAATCTACAATGCCACGGACTTCTCTATGTTGTTACTAGAAGAAGCCCTGGTAGCTACTGTCTCTGGAGATGCGTTTGGCGCTCCTAACTGTATACGTATTTCCTATGCTGCGAGTACAGAGCAGATCAAAGAGGCTTTGAAGAGGATTAAGGAGGTACTGAGTTGA